A window of the Parambassis ranga chromosome 17, fParRan2.1, whole genome shotgun sequence genome harbors these coding sequences:
- the marchf11 gene encoding E3 ubiquitin-protein ligase MARCH11, with product MSTEEGEAAPATAVTHRHTWEEGEPHGSQGHPHPDEEDEAQRAEEAEGRGAGDAEKFGVENNGGNFSGEDGATGGRPCKAQGMHSNCSSETCIPTPSCRICFQGAEQGELLNPCRCDGSVRYTHQHCLLKWISERGCWTCELCCYRFQVIAINMKRPWQWQSITITLVEKVQIIAVFLGSLFLVASISWLLWSALSPQAIWQRRDVLFQICYGMYGFMDLVCVGLIVHEGAAVYKVFMRWRAVNLHWDVQSYDKAKDMEEMSTGRSSLSPRTLWLPLATFGPSGPLHPTQLGSRPWTCLCLAPFCPGLVPRNNLSQDTESGEVVIRVTSV from the exons ATGAgcacagaggagggagaggcgGCTCCGGCTACTGCCGTCACCCACCGCCACACCTGGGAGGAAGGCGAGCCGCACGGCTCCCAAGGACATCCGCACCCCGACGAGGAGGACGAGGCGCAGCGAGCAGAGGAGGCGGAGGGCCGGGGTGCGGGGGACGCGGAGAAATTCGGTGTGGAGAACAACGGGGGGAATTTCTCCGGTGAGGATGGGGCGACCGGGGGGAGACCCTGCAAGGCGCAGGGGATGCATTCAAACTGCAGCAGCGAGACCTGCATCCCCACTCCCAGCTGCCGGATCTGCTTCCAGGGCGCAGAGCAG GGGGAGCTGTTGAACCCGTGTCGATGCGATGGCTCGGTGCGTTACACCCACCAGCACTGCCTGCTGAAGTGGATCAGCGAGCGCGGCTGCTGGACCTGCGAGCTCTGCTGCTACCGCTTCCAAGTCATCGCCATCAACATGAAGAGGCCGTGGCAG TGGCAGTCCATCACCATCACCCTGGTGGAGAAGGTGCAGATCATCGCCGTGTTTCTGGGCTCTCTCTTCCTGGTGGCCAGCATCTCCTGGCTGCTGTGGTCGGCTCTCAGCCCACAGGCGATCTGGCAGCGGCGCGACGTCCTCTTCCAGATCTGCTACGGCATGTACGGCTTCATGGACCTGGTCTGTGTAG GCTTGATAGTCCACGAGGGGGCAGCAGTGTACAAGGTCTTCATGCGCTGGCGGGCCGTGAACCTCCACTGGGACGTCCAGAGCTACGACAAGGCCAAGGACATGGAGGAGATGAGCACCGGTCGCTCTTCACTGTCTCCCAGGACGCTTTGGCTGCCTCTGGCCACGTTCGGGCCCAGCGGGCCTCTGCACCCCACGCAGCTGGGGTCACGGCCGTGGACCTGCCTCTGTTTGGCGCCCTTCTGCCCCGGACTGGTACCTCGAAACAACCTCAGCCAGGACACTGAGTCAGGAGAGGTTGTGATCCGAGTCACGTCGGTGTAA